One region of Baekduia soli genomic DNA includes:
- a CDS encoding ABC transporter ATP-binding protein — protein sequence MTTPATVALRDLSVRRGGREVLRVPALDVAAGAVTGLLGPSGCGKTTLMRCLVGVQRAVSGEVTVLGAPAGTPALRPRVGYLTQSPSVYGDLTVRENLEFFARVAGVGPGRVDAVIEAVAVPVRGRQLVRDLSGGECARVSLAAVLLGDPELLVLDEPTVGLDPLLRAELWRAFAALAAGGTTLLVSSHSMEEARHCDRLVLMREGEVLLSDTPGGLRARTGRHDLEDAFVTLIAGRAEAA from the coding sequence ATGACGACGCCGGCCACCGTCGCGCTGCGCGACCTGTCCGTGCGCCGCGGCGGGCGCGAGGTGCTCCGCGTCCCCGCGCTGGACGTCGCCGCGGGCGCGGTCACGGGGCTGCTGGGCCCCAGCGGCTGCGGCAAGACCACGCTCATGCGCTGCCTGGTGGGCGTCCAGCGGGCCGTCTCGGGCGAGGTCACCGTGCTCGGCGCGCCGGCCGGCACACCGGCGCTGCGCCCGCGCGTGGGCTACCTCACCCAGTCCCCGTCGGTCTACGGCGACCTCACCGTGCGGGAGAACCTCGAGTTCTTCGCCCGGGTCGCCGGCGTCGGGCCCGGGCGGGTGGACGCCGTGATCGAGGCGGTGGCGGTGCCCGTGCGCGGGCGCCAGCTCGTCCGCGACCTGTCGGGCGGCGAGTGCGCCCGGGTCTCGCTGGCCGCCGTGCTGCTCGGCGATCCCGAGCTCCTGGTCCTCGACGAGCCGACGGTCGGCCTGGACCCGCTCCTGCGTGCGGAGCTCTGGCGGGCGTTCGCCGCGCTGGCCGCCGGCGGGACCACGCTGCTGGTCTCGAGCCACAGCATGGAGGAGGCGCGCCACTGCGACCGGCTCGTGCTCATGCGCGAGGGCGAGGTCCTGCTGTCCGACACGCCCGGAGGCCTGCGCGCCCGCACGGGGCGCCACGACCTCGAGGACGCCTTCGTCACGCTCATCGCCGGGCGCGCGGAGGCGGCGTGA
- a CDS encoding class I SAM-dependent methyltransferase, giving the protein MTDRDPERPIDRLVAGALEAGEPTGWFEPLYAAAREGEADVPWDHGAPRPRLVEWTQERAPRGEGRRAVVVGCGLGSDAEFVAGLGFDTVAFDIAPSAVRGARDRHPDSPVRYVVADLLAPPPDWAQAFDLVVESLTVQSLPDPPRAQAIASVAGLIAPGGTLVVVASARDAADGPVAGPPWPLTRAEVDAFATGGVQAVEIRELRDDAPAGHRWWRAEFLRPAA; this is encoded by the coding sequence ATGACCGATCGCGACCCGGAACGCCCCATCGACCGGCTGGTCGCGGGGGCGCTGGAGGCCGGGGAGCCGACGGGCTGGTTCGAGCCGCTCTACGCCGCGGCCCGGGAGGGCGAGGCCGACGTGCCCTGGGACCACGGGGCCCCGCGTCCGCGGCTGGTCGAGTGGACGCAGGAGCGCGCGCCGCGCGGCGAGGGGCGCCGGGCGGTCGTGGTCGGCTGTGGCCTGGGCTCCGACGCCGAGTTCGTCGCCGGGCTGGGCTTCGACACCGTGGCCTTCGACATCGCGCCCAGCGCGGTGCGGGGCGCCCGCGACCGCCATCCGGACAGCCCGGTGCGCTACGTCGTCGCCGACCTGCTGGCGCCGCCGCCGGACTGGGCGCAGGCGTTCGACCTCGTCGTCGAGTCGCTCACCGTCCAGTCGCTGCCCGACCCGCCCCGGGCCCAGGCGATCGCGTCGGTCGCGGGGCTGATCGCGCCCGGCGGCACCCTCGTCGTCGTCGCCTCGGCGCGCGACGCCGCCGACGGGCCGGTGGCCGGCCCGCCGTGGCCGCTGACGCGCGCCGAGGTCGACGCGTTCGCGACCGGCGGCGTGCAGGCCGTCGAGATCCGCGAGCTGCGCGACGACGCCCCGGCGGGCCACCGGTGGTGGCGCGCGGAGTTCCTCAGGCCGGCGGCCTGA
- a CDS encoding deoxyribonuclease IV, producing MLIGAHVSPAGGPAKAVERGIEKGARAIQIFNQNPRAWKPTVYTHEQVADYRRAAQDSDVDALLIHAVYLLNAASEDPDIRDKTLTSLTASLRAGDALGAVAVVLHPGSAKTGEVGPAIERAGALIRQALDDSEHCALHLENTAGAGGTLGRSFQELADLIAAAGGGPRLGVCLDSCHLYASGYDIRTPKGLTAVIDEFDAVVGIDRLGSLHLNDSQGGLGSNRDRHADVGRGELGEAGCAAFLSEPRFEDLPVVLETPGPDRQGPTREELALCAQLRRKGRRRKR from the coding sequence GTGCTGATCGGCGCCCACGTCTCCCCTGCCGGCGGGCCCGCCAAGGCCGTGGAGCGCGGTATCGAGAAGGGCGCGCGCGCCATCCAGATCTTCAACCAGAACCCGCGCGCCTGGAAGCCGACGGTCTACACCCACGAGCAGGTCGCCGACTACCGCCGCGCCGCCCAGGACTCCGACGTCGACGCGCTGCTCATCCACGCCGTGTACCTGCTCAACGCCGCCTCCGAGGACCCCGACATCCGCGACAAGACGCTGACGTCGCTGACCGCGTCGCTGCGGGCCGGCGACGCGCTGGGGGCCGTGGCGGTCGTCCTGCACCCGGGCTCGGCCAAGACGGGCGAGGTCGGGCCCGCCATCGAGCGCGCCGGGGCGCTCATCCGGCAGGCCCTCGACGACTCCGAGCACTGCGCGCTGCACCTGGAGAACACGGCCGGGGCAGGCGGGACGCTCGGGCGCTCCTTCCAGGAGCTGGCCGACCTGATCGCCGCGGCCGGCGGCGGCCCGCGCCTGGGCGTCTGCCTGGACTCCTGCCACCTCTACGCCTCGGGCTACGACATCCGCACCCCGAAGGGACTGACCGCCGTCATCGACGAGTTCGACGCGGTCGTGGGCATCGACCGGCTCGGGTCGCTGCACCTCAACGACTCCCAGGGCGGCCTGGGCTCCAACCGCGACCGCCACGCCGACGTCGGCCGGGGCGAGCTCGGCGAGGCCGGCTGCGCGGCCTTCCTGTCCGAGCCGCGCTTCGAGGACCTGCCGGTCGTGCTGGAGACCCCCGGGCCCGACCGCCAGGGCCCCACGCGCGAGGAGCTGGCGCTGTGCGCACAGCTGCGGCGCAAGGGCAGGCGGCGCAAGCGCTGA
- a CDS encoding HDOD domain-containing protein: protein MTSSSADVQRRHNEGHGRRLTAAFEALEAFPALAESRNRLLRVVRQERISTGEVVAAVESDVALVISVLRLGNQVEGKSRGKVESVVQAVDLLSPEAVQALATRARTFDFFERSSVWDAAPERFRLHGVATQRAADRLATEAGYEDRDRLMVTALLHDIGKLVLMHAYPGYPGQVHGNARTPEERIHRERRELGVDHALVGGVLARRWGLPKAVASVIERHHADDAQGEAAFVRLADMLAHYSQGSAVSPTELLKCARTIGLGPSELRAVMYDLPYPTTGRTRQVDPCPLSGRELEVLKRLAEGKVYKQIALELSLSTSTVRTHLHNIYGKLGAVDRAQAVLIATERGWL, encoded by the coding sequence GTGACCTCATCGTCCGCCGACGTCCAGCGCCGCCACAACGAGGGCCATGGCCGTCGCCTCACCGCGGCGTTCGAGGCCCTGGAGGCGTTTCCGGCTCTGGCCGAGTCGCGCAACCGCCTGCTGCGCGTCGTGCGCCAGGAGCGGATCTCGACCGGCGAGGTCGTCGCCGCGGTGGAGTCCGACGTCGCGCTGGTCATCTCCGTGCTGCGCCTCGGCAACCAGGTGGAGGGCAAGAGCCGCGGCAAGGTCGAGTCCGTCGTCCAGGCCGTCGACCTGCTGTCCCCCGAGGCCGTGCAGGCCCTGGCCACCCGCGCCCGCACCTTCGACTTCTTCGAGCGCTCCTCGGTCTGGGACGCCGCGCCCGAGCGCTTCCGGCTGCACGGCGTCGCGACCCAGCGCGCCGCCGACCGCCTGGCCACCGAGGCCGGCTACGAGGACCGCGACCGCCTCATGGTGACCGCGCTGCTGCACGACATCGGCAAGCTCGTGCTCATGCACGCCTACCCCGGCTACCCCGGCCAGGTGCACGGCAACGCGCGCACCCCCGAGGAGCGCATCCACCGCGAGCGCCGCGAGCTGGGCGTCGACCACGCGCTGGTCGGCGGCGTGCTGGCCCGCCGCTGGGGCCTGCCCAAGGCCGTCGCCTCGGTCATCGAGCGCCACCACGCCGACGACGCGCAGGGCGAGGCCGCCTTCGTGCGGCTGGCCGACATGCTCGCCCACTACTCCCAGGGCAGCGCCGTGTCGCCGACCGAGCTGCTCAAGTGCGCCCGCACGATCGGGCTCGGCCCCAGCGAGCTGCGCGCGGTCATGTACGACCTGCCCTACCCGACGACGGGCCGCACGCGCCAGGTCGACCCGTGCCCGCTGTCGGGCCGCGAGCTCGAGGTCCTCAAGCGCCTCGCCGAGGGCAAGGTCTACAAGCAGATCGCCCTGGAGCTGTCGCTCTCGACCTCCACGGTCCGCACCCACCTGCACAACATCTACGGCAAGCTCGGCGCCGTCGACCGCGCCCAGGCGGTCCTCATCGCGACCGAGCGCGGCTGGCTGTAG
- a CDS encoding RrF2 family transcriptional regulator, with amino-acid sequence MLSITTKSPYALKALTELGRQGGDAPVPIGELARRRDIPVQFLEQLFAVLRRAGMLKSQRGVKGGYAFAKSPSEITVLEIVELLDGPLGGGAEGIFAEAAAAAAAVLRQTTVADIVEREKREAGVAMYYI; translated from the coding sequence ATGCTCTCGATCACGACGAAGTCGCCCTACGCGCTCAAGGCGCTCACCGAGCTCGGCCGCCAGGGCGGCGACGCCCCCGTGCCGATCGGGGAGCTGGCGCGCCGGCGCGACATCCCGGTCCAGTTCCTCGAGCAGCTCTTCGCGGTCCTGCGCCGCGCCGGGATGCTGAAGTCCCAACGTGGCGTCAAGGGCGGCTACGCCTTCGCGAAGTCGCCGTCGGAGATCACCGTCCTCGAGATCGTCGAGCTCCTCGACGGCCCCCTGGGCGGCGGGGCGGAGGGCATCTTCGCCGAGGCCGCGGCCGCCGCGGCGGCCGTCCTGCGCCAGACCACCGTGGCCGACATCGTCGAGCGCGAGAAGCGCGAGGCGGGCGTGGCGATGTACTACATCTAG
- a CDS encoding ABC transporter permease, translating into MTARITRAVALRVLRQLRHDPRTVALLVLVPTLLVTLLRFLFDRRPGQFDAVGAPLVGLFPLVSMFLVTSITVLRERTTGTLERLLTTPMAKADLLGGYGIAFALAATLQAVVVSAVAFGLLGLDTAGSPLAVGALAVGNAVLGTALGLFVSAFATTEFQAIQFMPAFVLPQLLLCGLFVPRAAMAPALRTASDVLPVTYAYDSLHRIAADGTLGGRGALDLAVMGAATVLAVILGAATLRRRTA; encoded by the coding sequence GTGACCGCGCGCATCACGCGGGCGGTCGCCCTGCGCGTGCTCCGCCAGCTGCGCCACGACCCGCGCACCGTCGCGCTGCTCGTCCTGGTCCCCACCCTGCTGGTGACGCTGCTGCGCTTCCTCTTCGACAGGCGCCCCGGCCAGTTCGACGCCGTGGGCGCGCCGCTGGTCGGGCTGTTCCCGCTCGTCTCCATGTTCCTGGTGACGTCGATCACCGTGCTGCGCGAGCGCACGACCGGCACGCTGGAGCGGCTGCTGACCACCCCGATGGCCAAGGCCGACCTCCTCGGCGGATACGGGATCGCGTTCGCGCTGGCCGCCACCCTCCAGGCCGTCGTCGTCAGCGCCGTGGCGTTCGGCCTGCTCGGCCTGGACACGGCGGGCTCCCCGCTGGCCGTCGGCGCGCTGGCGGTCGGCAACGCGGTGCTGGGCACGGCGCTGGGCCTGTTCGTCTCGGCCTTCGCCACGACGGAGTTCCAGGCCATCCAGTTCATGCCGGCCTTCGTCCTCCCCCAGCTCCTGCTGTGCGGCCTGTTCGTGCCGCGCGCCGCGATGGCCCCGGCGCTGCGCACGGCGTCCGACGTCCTGCCGGTCACCTACGCCTATGACTCGCTGCACCGCATCGCCGCCGACGGGACGCTGGGCGGGCGCGGCGCGCTCGACCTGGCCGTCATGGGCGCCGCGACGGTCCTCGCGGTGATCCTCGGCGCCGCGACGCTGCGACGCCGCACGGCCTAG